Proteins encoded within one genomic window of Amycolatopsis nigrescens CSC17Ta-90:
- a CDS encoding AMP-binding protein, with amino-acid sequence MSGSATPPGSLGKVGLSTRGMSVLVRNGVVRPMGPGKLFQIHSGFRKWGLTLTLAFTTGAVRYPGRPAIIDDQGSLSYAELDQQSTRLAHGLRSLATDRVTRIGLLARNHRGAVQTCIAAGKTGADVVLLNTGLSAAQMRAVVEEQQINLLVVDQDLLPLVAECPPGLRKVVGWTEGPVDSLPDTGHRWHTLESLMAAAPGWDLPSPSRHGKTILLTSGTTGTPKGARRPDPRSLTPIAAMLDVIPLLTGDVMLLAPPLFHILAYGHLQLGALLGHTFVLRRKFDPERTLHDLGDHKATVLVAPPVMLQRMLELPAQAAAAQRGSRLRVVCCGGSALPGRLATSFMEVFGSVLYNLYGSTEVSWATIATPRDLAAADGTAGKPPRGTRVAVLDSAGKRVGRGEVGRIFVRNGMLFDGYTRPGMDKEVRRGLMSTGDMGYFDEKGRLFVVGRDDDMIISGGENVFPREVEDLLSARRDVREVAAVGVSDERYGQRLAVYVVVEPGHYLTAEDIREYVKRNLAKFSVPRDVMFLNELPRSPAGKVIPRDLPLAFH; translated from the coding sequence ATGTCTGGCAGCGCGACGCCACCCGGCTCCCTGGGCAAGGTCGGCCTCTCCACCCGCGGTATGTCGGTACTGGTTCGCAACGGTGTGGTGCGGCCGATGGGCCCCGGCAAGCTGTTCCAGATCCACAGCGGGTTCCGCAAGTGGGGCCTCACCCTGACGCTGGCCTTCACCACCGGCGCGGTGCGCTATCCCGGGCGCCCGGCGATCATCGACGACCAGGGCTCGCTCAGCTACGCCGAGCTCGACCAGCAGTCCACCCGGCTCGCGCACGGCCTCCGCTCACTGGCCACGGACCGGGTGACGCGGATCGGCCTGCTCGCACGCAACCACCGCGGCGCGGTGCAGACCTGCATCGCGGCCGGCAAGACCGGGGCGGACGTGGTGCTGCTGAACACCGGGCTCTCCGCGGCGCAGATGCGCGCGGTGGTCGAGGAGCAGCAGATCAACCTCCTGGTCGTGGACCAGGACCTGCTGCCGCTGGTGGCCGAATGCCCGCCGGGGCTGCGCAAGGTGGTCGGCTGGACCGAGGGCCCCGTCGACTCGCTGCCGGACACCGGGCACCGCTGGCACACCCTGGAGTCGCTGATGGCGGCCGCGCCGGGCTGGGACCTGCCCAGCCCGAGCCGGCACGGCAAGACGATCCTGCTCACCTCCGGCACCACCGGCACGCCGAAGGGCGCGCGGCGCCCGGACCCGCGCAGCCTGACCCCGATCGCGGCGATGCTGGACGTGATCCCGCTGCTGACCGGGGACGTGATGCTGCTCGCGCCCCCGCTGTTCCACATCCTCGCCTACGGCCACCTGCAGCTCGGCGCGTTGCTGGGACACACTTTTGTGCTACGCCGCAAGTTCGACCCGGAGCGCACCCTGCACGACCTCGGCGACCACAAGGCCACCGTGCTGGTCGCCCCGCCGGTGATGCTGCAACGCATGCTCGAACTGCCCGCGCAGGCGGCCGCGGCCCAGCGCGGTTCCCGGCTGCGCGTGGTGTGCTGCGGCGGTTCCGCGCTGCCAGGCCGGCTGGCCACCAGCTTCATGGAGGTCTTCGGCTCGGTGCTCTACAACCTCTACGGCTCCACCGAGGTCTCCTGGGCGACCATCGCCACGCCACGGGACCTCGCCGCCGCGGACGGCACCGCGGGCAAACCGCCCCGCGGCACCAGGGTGGCAGTGCTGGACTCCGCCGGGAAGCGGGTCGGTCGGGGCGAGGTCGGTCGGATCTTCGTCCGCAACGGGATGCTGTTCGACGGCTACACCCGGCCCGGGATGGACAAGGAGGTCCGGCGTGGCCTGATGTCCACCGGCGACATGGGCTACTTCGACGAGAAGGGCAGGCTGTTCGTCGTCGGCCGGGACGACGACATGATCATCTCCGGCGGCGAGAACGTGTTCCCGCGCGAGGTGGAGGACCTGCTCTCGGCCCGTCGCGACGTCCGGGAGGTGGCCGCGGTCGGCGTTTCCGACGAGCGGTACGGCCAGCGGCTCGCGGTGTACGTCGTGGTCGAGCCGGGGCACTACCTCACCGCCGAGGACATCCGCGAGTACGTCAAGCGGAACCTGGCGAAGTTCTCCGTGCCGCGCGACGTGATGTTCCTCAACGAGCTGCCCCGCAGCCCGGCCGGCAAGGTCATCCCGCGAGACCTCCCCCTCGCCTTCCACTGA
- the surE gene encoding 5'/3'-nucleotidase SurE — translation MTRLRALITNDDGFDSEGLAVLARAAVAAGLEVVVAAPHAEASGTGAGLTVLTEEGRSVIERAHRPGLPDVPCYTVSAHPAFITLAALDGDFGPPPDLVLSGVNRGMNLGKPVIHSGTVGAALTAGTNGVRGLAISVEADEIAPPRWPDPGGIPAQAIELLLRTPAGTVLNVNIPDLPPDALKPLSTATLATAGAVQSLLSHERGGDEVVTTEIGEQAEPGTDVYLVNRQVPTVTALRPVAEDTALDLTGYL, via the coding sequence ATGACGCGGCTTCGCGCCCTGATCACCAACGACGACGGCTTCGACTCCGAAGGACTGGCCGTGCTCGCGCGGGCGGCCGTGGCGGCCGGGCTGGAGGTGGTGGTGGCCGCGCCGCACGCGGAGGCCAGCGGCACCGGCGCCGGGCTGACCGTGCTCACCGAGGAGGGCAGGTCGGTGATCGAGCGGGCGCACCGGCCGGGGCTGCCCGACGTGCCCTGCTACACCGTTTCCGCACATCCGGCGTTCATCACCCTGGCGGCGCTCGACGGCGACTTCGGGCCGCCGCCCGACCTGGTGCTGTCCGGGGTGAACCGGGGCATGAACCTGGGCAAGCCGGTGATCCACTCCGGCACGGTCGGTGCCGCGCTGACCGCCGGCACGAACGGTGTGCGCGGGCTGGCGATCTCGGTCGAGGCGGACGAGATCGCGCCGCCGCGCTGGCCGGACCCCGGTGGCATCCCGGCGCAGGCCATCGAACTGCTGCTCCGCACCCCGGCCGGCACCGTGCTCAACGTCAACATCCCCGATCTGCCGCCGGACGCGCTCAAACCGCTCAGCACGGCCACCCTGGCCACCGCCGGCGCGGTGCAGAGCCTGCTGTCCCACGAGCGGGGCGGGGACGAGGTGGTCACCACCGAGATCGGCGAGCAGGCCGAGCCGGGCACCGACGTCTACCTGGTGAACCGCCAGGTCCCCACGGTGACCGCGCTGCGCCCGGTCGCCGAGGACACCGCCCTTGACCTGACCGGCTACCTCTAG
- a CDS encoding tetratricopeptide repeat protein, whose amino-acid sequence MADKSLLTTTDNRYRMLDTIRAFCTTHLDPDHTHHLHHTHATYYLHLAQTADPHLRTTHQLHWLTQLDTDYPNLHTALRWTIDHNTTLALQLISALSMYWWLRGRSDSSTLSYQLALKLGSEPPEGLEEEYVLCVLNAAFGMADHEPLRAQLATLDRLAKARTGPPAQPFLTMFWALRSGPPDDGELLSGQPEKLLGADPWSQAMVPLSEGFMAVFQGDLIEAERRFTAALRQFRAIGERWGMSQVIGELAPIAGQRGDRERALALFDEGIELTTELGATEETADLLARRGGYRMRTGDLDGAEQDYQRSAELAGRAGAPTQLGTAHLGLGDLARLRGELTEARALYTRVADECPPGLFNTDLVRVYLWISLGRLAEVEGEPAEARRWLRQAADFAAGKDFLDLHAVVLLALAGVAVAGGDPARAARLLGAGDALSGAPSIADPDVTRVSDLARTHLGDAAFDAAYAEGLALNRAEALALADSVLGG is encoded by the coding sequence GTGGCCGACAAATCCCTACTCACCACCACCGACAACCGCTACCGCATGCTCGACACCATCCGCGCCTTCTGCACCACCCACCTCGACCCCGACCACACCCACCACCTCCACCACACCCACGCCACCTACTACCTCCACCTCGCCCAAACCGCAGACCCCCACCTACGCACCACCCACCAACTCCACTGGCTCACCCAACTCGACACCGACTACCCCAACCTCCACACCGCACTCCGCTGGACCATCGACCACAACACCACCCTCGCCCTCCAACTCATCAGCGCACTGTCCATGTACTGGTGGCTGCGCGGCCGGTCCGACAGCTCGACGCTGAGCTACCAGCTGGCCCTGAAACTGGGCAGCGAGCCGCCGGAGGGCCTGGAAGAGGAATACGTGCTGTGCGTGCTCAACGCCGCTTTCGGCATGGCGGACCACGAACCGCTGCGCGCCCAGCTGGCCACGCTGGACCGGCTGGCCAAGGCCCGCACCGGGCCGCCGGCGCAGCCGTTCCTGACCATGTTCTGGGCACTGAGGTCCGGTCCGCCGGACGACGGCGAGCTGCTGTCCGGGCAGCCGGAGAAACTGCTCGGCGCCGACCCGTGGAGCCAGGCGATGGTGCCGTTGAGCGAGGGTTTCATGGCCGTGTTCCAGGGTGACCTGATCGAGGCCGAACGGCGTTTCACCGCCGCACTGCGGCAGTTCCGCGCGATCGGTGAGCGGTGGGGGATGAGCCAGGTGATCGGTGAGCTGGCCCCGATCGCCGGTCAGCGCGGGGATCGGGAGCGGGCGCTGGCGCTGTTCGACGAGGGCATCGAGCTGACCACGGAGCTCGGCGCCACCGAGGAGACCGCCGACCTGCTCGCCCGCCGGGGCGGCTACCGAATGCGCACCGGGGACCTCGACGGCGCGGAGCAGGACTATCAGCGCTCGGCCGAGCTGGCCGGTCGCGCTGGTGCGCCGACCCAGCTGGGCACCGCGCACCTCGGCCTCGGCGACCTGGCCCGGCTCCGCGGCGAGCTCACCGAGGCCCGCGCGCTTTACACCCGGGTGGCGGACGAGTGCCCGCCCGGGTTGTTCAACACGGACCTGGTGCGCGTGTACCTGTGGATCTCGCTCGGCCGGCTCGCCGAGGTCGAAGGGGAACCGGCCGAGGCCCGCCGGTGGCTGCGGCAGGCGGCGGATTTCGCCGCCGGCAAGGATTTCCTCGACCTGCACGCGGTGGTGCTGCTGGCGCTGGCCGGGGTCGCCGTGGCCGGCGGCGACCCGGCGCGGGCCGCCCGGCTGCTCGGCGCCGGCGACGCCCTCAGCGGCGCACCGTCGATCGCCGACCCGGACGTGACCCGGGTGTCCGACCTGGCCCGCACCCACCTCGGCGACGCCGCCTTCGACGCCGCCTACGCCGAAGGACTCGCCCTCAACCGTGCCGAAGCCCTCGCCCTCGCCGACTCCGTCCTCGGCGGCTAG
- a CDS encoding PLP-dependent aminotransferase family protein, which produces MSTSTLPALATRMAGVTSSPVRDLLALTTRPGVISFAGGLPAPELFDTDGLRAAFDRVLSGPSARRNLQYSPTEGDPGLRELLAARLTGRGLPTEPDGVLVTTGSQQALTLVAATLLDPGSVVLVEEPAYLSALQCFQLAGARVLPVPCDDDGIDPAALAELVVRARPRLLYLVPTFSNPTGRTLPAPRRRAVAELAAQHGFWIVEDDPYGELRYRGAPLTPISALPEAEGRSLYLGSFSKIVAPGMRLGWLRAPRPAVGRLTVAKQAADLHTSTVDQAAAAEYLRGADLEGHLRGLCGAYRLRRDAMLAALPSATPTGTRWTDPDGGMFVWLRLPGDADATRLLPLALRRDVAFVPGAPFYVEAPDPATLRLSFTTHTPEEITEGLRRLGRVLT; this is translated from the coding sequence TTGTCCACTTCCACCCTGCCCGCGCTCGCCACCAGAATGGCCGGGGTCACCAGCTCCCCGGTCCGCGACCTGCTCGCACTGACCACGCGGCCGGGGGTGATCTCCTTCGCCGGCGGGCTGCCCGCACCGGAACTGTTCGACACCGACGGCCTGCGCGCCGCCTTCGACCGGGTGCTGTCCGGGCCGTCCGCGCGCCGGAACCTGCAGTACTCGCCGACCGAGGGCGACCCCGGGCTGCGGGAGCTGCTGGCCGCGCGGCTGACCGGCCGCGGCCTGCCCACCGAACCGGACGGCGTGCTGGTGACCACCGGTTCGCAGCAGGCGCTGACCCTGGTCGCCGCGACCCTGCTCGACCCCGGTTCGGTGGTGCTGGTCGAGGAACCCGCGTACCTGTCCGCGTTGCAGTGCTTCCAGCTCGCCGGGGCGCGGGTGCTGCCGGTGCCCTGCGACGACGACGGCATCGACCCCGCCGCACTCGCCGAGCTGGTGGTGCGTGCACGGCCGCGGCTGCTCTACCTCGTGCCCACCTTCTCCAACCCCACCGGCCGCACGCTGCCCGCGCCGCGCCGCCGCGCGGTGGCGGAACTGGCGGCGCAGCACGGGTTCTGGATCGTGGAGGACGATCCGTACGGTGAGCTTCGCTACCGGGGTGCGCCGCTGACACCGATCAGCGCGCTGCCGGAGGCCGAGGGCCGCTCGCTGTACCTCGGCAGCTTTTCCAAGATCGTGGCACCGGGCATGCGGCTGGGTTGGCTGCGCGCGCCGCGGCCAGCGGTCGGCCGGCTGACCGTCGCGAAACAGGCGGCCGACCTGCACACCTCGACCGTCGACCAGGCCGCGGCTGCGGAGTATCTCCGCGGCGCCGACCTCGAAGGCCACCTGCGCGGGCTGTGCGGCGCCTACCGCCTGCGCCGCGACGCGATGCTCGCGGCGCTGCCGTCGGCGACCCCGACCGGTACCCGCTGGACCGACCCGGACGGCGGCATGTTCGTCTGGCTGCGGCTGCCCGGCGATGCCGACGCGACCAGGCTGCTACCGCTCGCGCTCCGGCGGGATGTCGCCTTCGTGCCGGGTGCGCCGTTCTACGTCGAGGCCCCGGATCCCGCCACACTGCGGTTGTCGTTCACCACGCACACGCCGGAGGAGATCACCGAGGGCCTGCGCCGGCTCGGCCGGGTGCTCACCTGA
- a CDS encoding BTAD domain-containing putative transcriptional regulator — MRFGILGPVLARCADGTPAVLGGPRARALLALLAAEAGRVVPTDRLIDGMYADAPPEGAANALQSQVSRLRRRLGDAGLVELHPAGYRLAVDPAEVDAHRFTELAGTGRAALAGGEYRRAAELLGDALGLWRGQALADLADSPSVRAQVAALAETRLVAVEDLAEAELELGRGAEVVSRLRGLVAEHPLRERTRGLLVRALAAAGRPAEALAAFEDARRTLAEELGADPSPELAAIHLAVLRDEPAPHRGLPAQWTSFVGRDTELIRLAALLSRERLVTLTGPGGTGKTRLAIEAAARVDGPVCFVELAQIVAEADLPKAVLAALGVREAAFSPQRASGTPVERLVAVLRERPVLLVLDNCEHLIDPVAHLAATLLTGAPGLRILATSREPLDLPGETRHPVPVLTTAGTPVFAARQCRPSGAGQFGEPVRVHLRRIDR, encoded by the coding sequence ATGCGGTTCGGGATTCTTGGTCCGGTGCTCGCCAGGTGTGCCGACGGGACCCCGGCCGTGCTCGGCGGGCCGCGCGCGCGGGCGTTGCTCGCGTTGCTGGCGGCCGAGGCGGGGCGGGTGGTCCCGACCGACCGGCTGATCGACGGGATGTACGCGGACGCGCCGCCGGAAGGCGCGGCGAACGCCCTGCAGTCCCAGGTTTCCCGGCTGCGCCGCAGGCTCGGTGACGCGGGGCTGGTGGAGCTGCATCCGGCGGGTTACCGGCTAGCGGTCGATCCGGCGGAGGTGGACGCGCACCGGTTCACCGAACTGGCCGGCACCGGACGGGCGGCACTGGCGGGCGGCGAATACCGGCGTGCCGCGGAGCTGCTCGGCGACGCGCTGGGGCTGTGGCGCGGGCAGGCGCTGGCGGATCTCGCCGACTCGCCGTCGGTACGGGCGCAGGTGGCCGCGCTGGCGGAGACGCGGCTGGTGGCCGTGGAGGACCTGGCCGAAGCGGAGCTGGAGCTCGGCCGCGGTGCCGAGGTGGTTTCCCGGTTGCGCGGGCTGGTGGCCGAGCATCCCCTGCGGGAGCGGACTCGCGGCCTGCTGGTGCGGGCGCTGGCGGCGGCGGGCCGTCCGGCCGAGGCACTGGCCGCGTTCGAGGACGCCCGCCGCACGCTGGCCGAGGAACTGGGCGCGGACCCGTCGCCTGAACTGGCCGCGATCCATCTGGCGGTGCTGCGCGACGAGCCGGCGCCGCACCGCGGCCTGCCCGCGCAGTGGACCAGTTTCGTGGGCCGGGACACCGAGTTGATCCGGCTGGCGGCGTTGTTAAGCCGGGAGCGGCTGGTCACGTTGACCGGCCCCGGCGGCACCGGGAAGACCCGTCTCGCGATCGAAGCCGCGGCCAGGGTCGACGGGCCGGTGTGCTTCGTCGAGCTGGCCCAGATCGTCGCGGAAGCCGACCTGCCGAAGGCCGTGCTCGCCGCGCTCGGCGTGCGGGAAGCGGCCTTCAGCCCGCAACGGGCGTCCGGCACACCGGTGGAGCGGTTGGTGGCGGTGTTGCGGGAACGGCCGGTGCTGCTGGTGCTGGACAACTGCGAGCACCTCATCGACCCGGTCGCCCACCTGGCCGCCACCCTGCTCACCGGCGCACCCGGCTTGCGGATCCTGGCCACCAGCCGCGAACCCCTCGACCTCCCCGGCGAAACCCGCCACCCCGTCCCCGTCCTCACCACCGCCGGCACGCCGGTATTCGCCGCCCGCCAGTGCCGCCCGTCCGGTGCCGGCCAGTTCGGTGAACCGGTGCGCGTCCACCTCCGCCGGATCGACCGCTAG